Proteins from a single region of Magnetococcales bacterium:
- a CDS encoding sel1 repeat family protein yields MYDHGQGVPQDDQEALRWYRFAAEQGLAEAQNNIGTLFNLGQGVPQNDEEAIKWFRLAAERGNAIGQANLGNMYANGQGVAKDFKEAFKWFRLSAEQGNAASQQRVGLMYANGHGVPQDIKEAAQWYRKSAEQGYAHAQFNLGVLYLNGQGLPQDYVQAHMWFNLAAANAIENAVKARDKTAELMTPYQIAEAQKMAREWKPLPGK; encoded by the coding sequence ATGTACGATCACGGCCAGGGTGTTCCCCAGGACGACCAGGAAGCCCTCAGATGGTACCGGTTTGCTGCGGAGCAAGGTCTGGCCGAAGCCCAGAACAACATCGGCACGCTGTTCAATCTGGGTCAAGGTGTGCCCCAGAATGACGAGGAGGCCATCAAATGGTTCCGTCTGGCAGCAGAGCGGGGCAATGCCATCGGCCAAGCCAACCTGGGCAACATGTATGCCAATGGCCAGGGGGTCGCCAAGGATTTCAAAGAGGCTTTCAAGTGGTTCCGACTGTCGGCTGAACAAGGCAACGCAGCCAGCCAGCAAAGAGTTGGCCTGATGTATGCCAATGGCCATGGGGTGCCGCAAGACATCAAGGAGGCGGCACAATGGTATCGCAAATCCGCCGAACAGGGATATGCCCATGCCCAGTTCAATCTCGGCGTACTCTACCTGAATGGCCAGGGCCTGCCGCAGGATTATGTCCAGGCCCACATGTGGTTCAATCTCGCCGCAGCCAATGCCATCGAAAATGCCGTCAAGGCCCGCGATAAAACCGCCGAGCTGATGACTCCCTATCAAATCGCCGAGGCCCAGAAAATGGCCCGGGAGTGGAAACCGCTCCCCGGAAAATGA